In one window of Brassica rapa cultivar Chiifu-401-42 chromosome A07, CAAS_Brap_v3.01, whole genome shotgun sequence DNA:
- the LOC103831890 gene encoding tip elongation aberrant protein 1 isoform X4: protein MRWERVRQQNQQVGHGDSSSGPGKRWGHTCNAIKGGRFVYVFGGFGRDDCLTNQVHVFDAGTQIWTKPVIRGVPPSPRDSHSCTTVGDHLFVFGGTDGKNHLNDLHVLDTSSHTWKCVDVRGEGPEAREAHSATLVGKRIFIFGGCGKASGSDDEVFYNDLYTLNTETLTWQRAVTAGNPPSARDSHTCSTWKNKIIVVGGEDLDDYYYSDVHILDTETFVWKQMKTSGQVLTPRAGHVTVALERNLFVFGGFTDSQNLYDDLYVLDVETGVWSKLVHAMEEGPSARFSAGAVSLGPYKAGSFFFVGGCNKNLEPLDDIYYLHTDGGYNARFDQTPGRFSLRKQMKLKCQAQKLAVAGTSTNQGRETLPMSIGSMYQGKTVFHARVTENVPLGYSIETIIDGRVLRGFLFSNRHSSAQTAGPSVSSGKRPAMTDLDCDHGAKSLRTLSEDAAGSSQQAGPVDPSDDANKKEAETAAAASDVKDQDPSQLNMGAVNSETSPVTLDQANVEPLRNETSTDFAAATEAGPGGDSSPQNQDAGTVAAEDEEAEQNPQQH from the exons ATGAGGTGGGAGAGGGTCCGACAACAAAACCAGCAAGTGGGTCACGGTGATTCTTCTTCCGGGCCCGGGAAGAGGTGGGGACACACTTGTAACGCCATTAAAGGAGGCAGATTTGTCTACGTTTTCGGTGGGTTTGGTAGAGACGATTGCTTAACCAATCAAGTTCATGTCTTTGACGCTG GAACGCAGATATGGACTAAACCGGTGATCAGAGGCGTGCCGCCTTCTCCGAGAGACAGTCACAGCTGTACAACTGTTGGGGATCACCTATTTGTGTTTGGTGGTACTGATGGGAAGAATCATCTCAATGATCTGCATGTGCTAGATACTT CTTCACATACTTGGAAATGCGTGGATGTTAGAGGTGAAGGACCCGAGGCTAGAGAGGCTCATAGTGCCACGCTCGTTGGCAAACGCATTTTCATATTCGGTGGCTGTGGGAAAGCTTCTGGTTCAGATGATGAAGTGTTCTATAATGACCTTTACACACTCAACACAG AGACTTTAACGTGGCAACGAGCTGTAACAGCTGGGAATCCACCCTCTGCACGAGACAGTCACACTTGCTCAACGTGGAAGAACAAAATCATTGTAGTAGGTGGTGAAGATTTGGATGATTATTATTACTCCGATGTTCATATCCTTGATACAG AAACGTTTGTATGGAAGCAGATGAAAACTTCAGGGCAGGTGTTAACACCTCGAGCTGGTCATGTCACTGTTGCACTTGAGAGGAACTTGTTTGTATTTGGAGGGTTTACTGATTCTCAGAATCTTTACGATGATCTCTATGTGCTTGATGTGG AAACGGGTGTATGGTCCAAGTTAGTTCATGCCATGGAAGAAGGGCCATCTGCTAGATTCTCTGCTGGAGCTGTATCTTTAGGTCCTTACAAGGCTGgttcttttttctttgttggTGGCTGCAATAAGAATCTTGAGCCGTTGGATGATATCTACTACCTACACACAG ATGGTGGATACAATGCACGGTTTGATCAAACTCCAGGGAGGTTTTCTCTAAGGAAACAAATGAAGCTAAAATGTCAAGCGCAGAAACTAGCTGTGGCTGGAACCAGCACTAATCAAG GAAGAGAGACTCTCCCTATGAGCATTGGCTCGATGTATCAAGGGAAAACGGTTTTTCACGCCAGAGTTACTGAAAACGTCCCTTTAGGTTACTCTATAGAGACGATCATTGATGGGAGGGTGCTTCGGGGTTTTTTGTTTTCGAACAGACACAGCTCTGCTCAAACGGCAGGTCCAAGCGTTAGCAGTGG GAAAAGGCCTGCTATGACGGATCTTGATTGTGATCATGGAGCAAAGTCACTGAGAACTTTGAGCGAAGATGCAGCAGGTAGTAGCCAACAAGCTGGTCCAGTGGATCCTTCTGATGATGCTAACAAGAAG GAGGCAGAAACCGCTGCTGCTGCCTCTGATGTCAAAGATCAAGATCCTTCTCAACTCAATATG GGCGCTGTGAACTCAGAAACATCACCGGTTACTCTTGATCAGGCGAATGTAGAGCCATTGAGAAATGAGACATCAACAGACTTTGCTGCTGCTACTGAAGCTGGTCCTGGAGGAGATTCATCGCCACAGAACCAAG ATGCAGGAACCGTTGCTGCGGAAGATGAAGAGGCAGAACAGAATCCGCAACAGCATTAA
- the LOC103831890 gene encoding tip elongation aberrant protein 1 isoform X2, protein MRWERVRQQNQQVGHGDSSSGPGKRWGHTCNAIKGGRFVYVFGGFGRDDCLTNQVHVFDAGTQIWTKPVIRGVPPSPRDSHSCTTVGDHLFVFGGTDGKNHLNDLHVLDTSSHTWKCVDVRGEGPEAREAHSATLVGKRIFIFGGCGKASGSDDEVFYNDLYTLNTETLTWQRAVTAGNPPSARDSHTCSTWKNKIIVVGGEDLDDYYYSDVHILDTETFVWKQMKTSGQVLTPRAGHVTVALERNLFVFGGFTDSQNLYDDLYVLDVETGVWSKLVHAMEEGPSARFSAGAVSLGPYKAGSFFFVGGCNKNLEPLDDIYYLHTDGGYNARFDQTPGRFSLRKQMKLKCQAQKLAVAGTSTNQGRETLPMSIGSMYQGKTVFHARVTENVPLGYSIETIIDGRVLRGFLFSNRHSSAQTAGPSVSSGKRPAMTDLDCDHGAKSLRTLSEDAAGSSQQAGPVDPSDDANKKVADSNDMDTSMIEKADANVNIVRQQEAETAAAASDVKDQDPSQLNMGAVNSETSPVTLDQANVEPLRNETSTDFAAATEAGPGGDSSPQNQDAGTVAAEDEEAEQNPQQH, encoded by the exons ATGAGGTGGGAGAGGGTCCGACAACAAAACCAGCAAGTGGGTCACGGTGATTCTTCTTCCGGGCCCGGGAAGAGGTGGGGACACACTTGTAACGCCATTAAAGGAGGCAGATTTGTCTACGTTTTCGGTGGGTTTGGTAGAGACGATTGCTTAACCAATCAAGTTCATGTCTTTGACGCTG GAACGCAGATATGGACTAAACCGGTGATCAGAGGCGTGCCGCCTTCTCCGAGAGACAGTCACAGCTGTACAACTGTTGGGGATCACCTATTTGTGTTTGGTGGTACTGATGGGAAGAATCATCTCAATGATCTGCATGTGCTAGATACTT CTTCACATACTTGGAAATGCGTGGATGTTAGAGGTGAAGGACCCGAGGCTAGAGAGGCTCATAGTGCCACGCTCGTTGGCAAACGCATTTTCATATTCGGTGGCTGTGGGAAAGCTTCTGGTTCAGATGATGAAGTGTTCTATAATGACCTTTACACACTCAACACAG AGACTTTAACGTGGCAACGAGCTGTAACAGCTGGGAATCCACCCTCTGCACGAGACAGTCACACTTGCTCAACGTGGAAGAACAAAATCATTGTAGTAGGTGGTGAAGATTTGGATGATTATTATTACTCCGATGTTCATATCCTTGATACAG AAACGTTTGTATGGAAGCAGATGAAAACTTCAGGGCAGGTGTTAACACCTCGAGCTGGTCATGTCACTGTTGCACTTGAGAGGAACTTGTTTGTATTTGGAGGGTTTACTGATTCTCAGAATCTTTACGATGATCTCTATGTGCTTGATGTGG AAACGGGTGTATGGTCCAAGTTAGTTCATGCCATGGAAGAAGGGCCATCTGCTAGATTCTCTGCTGGAGCTGTATCTTTAGGTCCTTACAAGGCTGgttcttttttctttgttggTGGCTGCAATAAGAATCTTGAGCCGTTGGATGATATCTACTACCTACACACAG ATGGTGGATACAATGCACGGTTTGATCAAACTCCAGGGAGGTTTTCTCTAAGGAAACAAATGAAGCTAAAATGTCAAGCGCAGAAACTAGCTGTGGCTGGAACCAGCACTAATCAAG GAAGAGAGACTCTCCCTATGAGCATTGGCTCGATGTATCAAGGGAAAACGGTTTTTCACGCCAGAGTTACTGAAAACGTCCCTTTAGGTTACTCTATAGAGACGATCATTGATGGGAGGGTGCTTCGGGGTTTTTTGTTTTCGAACAGACACAGCTCTGCTCAAACGGCAGGTCCAAGCGTTAGCAGTGG GAAAAGGCCTGCTATGACGGATCTTGATTGTGATCATGGAGCAAAGTCACTGAGAACTTTGAGCGAAGATGCAGCAGGTAGTAGCCAACAAGCTGGTCCAGTGGATCCTTCTGATGATGCTAACAAGAAGGTTGCAGATTCAAATGATATGGACACGTCTATGATTGAGAAGGCTGATGCCAATGTAAACATTGTGAGACAACAGGAGGCAGAAACCGCTGCTGCTGCCTCTGATGTCAAAGATCAAGATCCTTCTCAACTCAATATG GGCGCTGTGAACTCAGAAACATCACCGGTTACTCTTGATCAGGCGAATGTAGAGCCATTGAGAAATGAGACATCAACAGACTTTGCTGCTGCTACTGAAGCTGGTCCTGGAGGAGATTCATCGCCACAGAACCAAG ATGCAGGAACCGTTGCTGCGGAAGATGAAGAGGCAGAACAGAATCCGCAACAGCATTAA
- the LOC103831890 gene encoding tip elongation aberrant protein 1 isoform X3, giving the protein MRWERVRQQNQQVGHGDSSSGPGKRWGHTCNAIKGGRFVYVFGGFGRDDCLTNQVHVFDAGTQIWTKPVIRGVPPSPRDSHSCTTVGDHLFVFGGTDGKNHLNDLHVLDTSSHTWKCVDVRGEGPEAREAHSATLVGKRIFIFGGCGKASGSDDEVFYNDLYTLNTETLTWQRAVTAGNPPSARDSHTCSTWKNKIIVVGGEDLDDYYYSDVHILDTETFVWKQMKTSGQVLTPRAGHVTVALERNLFVFGGFTDSQNLYDDLYVLDVETGVWSKLVHAMEEGPSARFSAGAVSLGPYKAGSFFFVGGCNKNLEPLDDIYYLHTDGGYNARFDQTPGRFSLRKQMKLKCQAQKLAVAGTSTNQGRETLPMSIGSMYQGKTVFHARVTENVPLGYSIETIIDGRVLRGFLFSNRHSSAQTAGPSVSSGRKRPAMTDLDCDHGAKSLRTLSEDAAGSSQQAGPVDPSDDANKKEAETAAAASDVKDQDPSQLNMGAVNSETSPVTLDQANVEPLRNETSTDFAAATEAGPGGDSSPQNQDAGTVAAEDEEAEQNPQQH; this is encoded by the exons ATGAGGTGGGAGAGGGTCCGACAACAAAACCAGCAAGTGGGTCACGGTGATTCTTCTTCCGGGCCCGGGAAGAGGTGGGGACACACTTGTAACGCCATTAAAGGAGGCAGATTTGTCTACGTTTTCGGTGGGTTTGGTAGAGACGATTGCTTAACCAATCAAGTTCATGTCTTTGACGCTG GAACGCAGATATGGACTAAACCGGTGATCAGAGGCGTGCCGCCTTCTCCGAGAGACAGTCACAGCTGTACAACTGTTGGGGATCACCTATTTGTGTTTGGTGGTACTGATGGGAAGAATCATCTCAATGATCTGCATGTGCTAGATACTT CTTCACATACTTGGAAATGCGTGGATGTTAGAGGTGAAGGACCCGAGGCTAGAGAGGCTCATAGTGCCACGCTCGTTGGCAAACGCATTTTCATATTCGGTGGCTGTGGGAAAGCTTCTGGTTCAGATGATGAAGTGTTCTATAATGACCTTTACACACTCAACACAG AGACTTTAACGTGGCAACGAGCTGTAACAGCTGGGAATCCACCCTCTGCACGAGACAGTCACACTTGCTCAACGTGGAAGAACAAAATCATTGTAGTAGGTGGTGAAGATTTGGATGATTATTATTACTCCGATGTTCATATCCTTGATACAG AAACGTTTGTATGGAAGCAGATGAAAACTTCAGGGCAGGTGTTAACACCTCGAGCTGGTCATGTCACTGTTGCACTTGAGAGGAACTTGTTTGTATTTGGAGGGTTTACTGATTCTCAGAATCTTTACGATGATCTCTATGTGCTTGATGTGG AAACGGGTGTATGGTCCAAGTTAGTTCATGCCATGGAAGAAGGGCCATCTGCTAGATTCTCTGCTGGAGCTGTATCTTTAGGTCCTTACAAGGCTGgttcttttttctttgttggTGGCTGCAATAAGAATCTTGAGCCGTTGGATGATATCTACTACCTACACACAG ATGGTGGATACAATGCACGGTTTGATCAAACTCCAGGGAGGTTTTCTCTAAGGAAACAAATGAAGCTAAAATGTCAAGCGCAGAAACTAGCTGTGGCTGGAACCAGCACTAATCAAG GAAGAGAGACTCTCCCTATGAGCATTGGCTCGATGTATCAAGGGAAAACGGTTTTTCACGCCAGAGTTACTGAAAACGTCCCTTTAGGTTACTCTATAGAGACGATCATTGATGGGAGGGTGCTTCGGGGTTTTTTGTTTTCGAACAGACACAGCTCTGCTCAAACGGCAGGTCCAAGCGTTAGCAGTGG CAGGAAAAGGCCTGCTATGACGGATCTTGATTGTGATCATGGAGCAAAGTCACTGAGAACTTTGAGCGAAGATGCAGCAGGTAGTAGCCAACAAGCTGGTCCAGTGGATCCTTCTGATGATGCTAACAAGAAG GAGGCAGAAACCGCTGCTGCTGCCTCTGATGTCAAAGATCAAGATCCTTCTCAACTCAATATG GGCGCTGTGAACTCAGAAACATCACCGGTTACTCTTGATCAGGCGAATGTAGAGCCATTGAGAAATGAGACATCAACAGACTTTGCTGCTGCTACTGAAGCTGGTCCTGGAGGAGATTCATCGCCACAGAACCAAG ATGCAGGAACCGTTGCTGCGGAAGATGAAGAGGCAGAACAGAATCCGCAACAGCATTAA
- the LOC103831890 gene encoding nitrile-specifier protein 1 isoform X1 has product MRWERVRQQNQQVGHGDSSSGPGKRWGHTCNAIKGGRFVYVFGGFGRDDCLTNQVHVFDAGTQIWTKPVIRGVPPSPRDSHSCTTVGDHLFVFGGTDGKNHLNDLHVLDTSSHTWKCVDVRGEGPEAREAHSATLVGKRIFIFGGCGKASGSDDEVFYNDLYTLNTETLTWQRAVTAGNPPSARDSHTCSTWKNKIIVVGGEDLDDYYYSDVHILDTETFVWKQMKTSGQVLTPRAGHVTVALERNLFVFGGFTDSQNLYDDLYVLDVETGVWSKLVHAMEEGPSARFSAGAVSLGPYKAGSFFFVGGCNKNLEPLDDIYYLHTDGGYNARFDQTPGRFSLRKQMKLKCQAQKLAVAGTSTNQGRETLPMSIGSMYQGKTVFHARVTENVPLGYSIETIIDGRVLRGFLFSNRHSSAQTAGPSVSSGRKRPAMTDLDCDHGAKSLRTLSEDAAGSSQQAGPVDPSDDANKKVADSNDMDTSMIEKADANVNIVRQQEAETAAAASDVKDQDPSQLNMGAVNSETSPVTLDQANVEPLRNETSTDFAAATEAGPGGDSSPQNQDAGTVAAEDEEAEQNPQQH; this is encoded by the exons ATGAGGTGGGAGAGGGTCCGACAACAAAACCAGCAAGTGGGTCACGGTGATTCTTCTTCCGGGCCCGGGAAGAGGTGGGGACACACTTGTAACGCCATTAAAGGAGGCAGATTTGTCTACGTTTTCGGTGGGTTTGGTAGAGACGATTGCTTAACCAATCAAGTTCATGTCTTTGACGCTG GAACGCAGATATGGACTAAACCGGTGATCAGAGGCGTGCCGCCTTCTCCGAGAGACAGTCACAGCTGTACAACTGTTGGGGATCACCTATTTGTGTTTGGTGGTACTGATGGGAAGAATCATCTCAATGATCTGCATGTGCTAGATACTT CTTCACATACTTGGAAATGCGTGGATGTTAGAGGTGAAGGACCCGAGGCTAGAGAGGCTCATAGTGCCACGCTCGTTGGCAAACGCATTTTCATATTCGGTGGCTGTGGGAAAGCTTCTGGTTCAGATGATGAAGTGTTCTATAATGACCTTTACACACTCAACACAG AGACTTTAACGTGGCAACGAGCTGTAACAGCTGGGAATCCACCCTCTGCACGAGACAGTCACACTTGCTCAACGTGGAAGAACAAAATCATTGTAGTAGGTGGTGAAGATTTGGATGATTATTATTACTCCGATGTTCATATCCTTGATACAG AAACGTTTGTATGGAAGCAGATGAAAACTTCAGGGCAGGTGTTAACACCTCGAGCTGGTCATGTCACTGTTGCACTTGAGAGGAACTTGTTTGTATTTGGAGGGTTTACTGATTCTCAGAATCTTTACGATGATCTCTATGTGCTTGATGTGG AAACGGGTGTATGGTCCAAGTTAGTTCATGCCATGGAAGAAGGGCCATCTGCTAGATTCTCTGCTGGAGCTGTATCTTTAGGTCCTTACAAGGCTGgttcttttttctttgttggTGGCTGCAATAAGAATCTTGAGCCGTTGGATGATATCTACTACCTACACACAG ATGGTGGATACAATGCACGGTTTGATCAAACTCCAGGGAGGTTTTCTCTAAGGAAACAAATGAAGCTAAAATGTCAAGCGCAGAAACTAGCTGTGGCTGGAACCAGCACTAATCAAG GAAGAGAGACTCTCCCTATGAGCATTGGCTCGATGTATCAAGGGAAAACGGTTTTTCACGCCAGAGTTACTGAAAACGTCCCTTTAGGTTACTCTATAGAGACGATCATTGATGGGAGGGTGCTTCGGGGTTTTTTGTTTTCGAACAGACACAGCTCTGCTCAAACGGCAGGTCCAAGCGTTAGCAGTGG CAGGAAAAGGCCTGCTATGACGGATCTTGATTGTGATCATGGAGCAAAGTCACTGAGAACTTTGAGCGAAGATGCAGCAGGTAGTAGCCAACAAGCTGGTCCAGTGGATCCTTCTGATGATGCTAACAAGAAGGTTGCAGATTCAAATGATATGGACACGTCTATGATTGAGAAGGCTGATGCCAATGTAAACATTGTGAGACAACAGGAGGCAGAAACCGCTGCTGCTGCCTCTGATGTCAAAGATCAAGATCCTTCTCAACTCAATATG GGCGCTGTGAACTCAGAAACATCACCGGTTACTCTTGATCAGGCGAATGTAGAGCCATTGAGAAATGAGACATCAACAGACTTTGCTGCTGCTACTGAAGCTGGTCCTGGAGGAGATTCATCGCCACAGAACCAAG ATGCAGGAACCGTTGCTGCGGAAGATGAAGAGGCAGAACAGAATCCGCAACAGCATTAA